The Verrucomicrobiota bacterium genome has a window encoding:
- a CDS encoding dihydrodipicolinate synthase family protein, giving the protein MTIPRFKGIIPPLITPLKDRDSLDHDGLERLIEHVIAGGVHGLFALGTTGEGPSLSYRLRTEVIQKVCNTVSGRIPVFISVTDTSFVESVRLSQVAADSGADAVVLATPYYFPADQEELIRYVEHIVSELALPVMLYNMPSLTKVWFEIETVKALTSIERILGVKDSGGNLEYYSRLCKLRAERPDWSFFIGPEELMIQSISLGGNGGVNGGANAYPQLFVKAYESAVSGDSRQCAELQEKIQAFGKIYDIGKNSSRYIKTTKCAASILGLCDDFMAEPFIRLDKNDREKLRGLLNKLEL; this is encoded by the coding sequence ATGACTATACCACGTTTTAAAGGCATCATCCCTCCGCTGATAACTCCTCTGAAAGACCGGGACTCACTCGATCACGATGGCTTGGAGCGATTAATTGAACACGTGATAGCCGGTGGCGTTCACGGATTGTTTGCCCTCGGAACAACGGGTGAGGGGCCTAGTCTGAGTTATCGATTAAGAACGGAAGTCATTCAAAAAGTCTGTAACACGGTAAGCGGAAGAATCCCGGTGTTCATTTCCGTCACCGACACTTCTTTTGTTGAATCTGTGCGGCTTTCACAGGTCGCAGCCGATTCCGGGGCAGATGCGGTTGTACTTGCAACGCCCTATTATTTTCCTGCGGATCAGGAAGAGTTGATTCGATATGTCGAACATATTGTATCAGAGCTGGCGCTCCCGGTCATGCTCTATAATATGCCGTCACTCACGAAGGTCTGGTTTGAGATTGAGACTGTAAAAGCCCTCACATCCATTGAACGAATTCTGGGAGTAAAAGATAGCGGTGGGAATCTGGAATATTATTCCCGCTTGTGTAAGCTTCGGGCCGAACGACCCGACTGGTCGTTTTTTATTGGGCCGGAAGAGTTGATGATCCAATCCATTTCCCTGGGTGGCAATGGTGGAGTCAATGGAGGGGCAAATGCATACCCTCAACTGTTTGTTAAAGCTTACGAGTCTGCTGTTTCAGGCGACTCCAGGCAGTGCGCTGAATTGCAGGAAAAAATCCAAGCGTTCGGCAAAATTTATGACATCGGCAAGAACAGCTCCCGTTATATTAAAACCACGAAATGCGCTGCTTCCATTCTGGGGCTCTGTGATGATTTTATGGCCGAACCATTTATTCGTCTCGATAAGAATGATAGGGAAAAGTTGCGGGGTCTTCTTAACAAATTAGAACTTTAA
- a CDS encoding sodium:solute symporter has translation MNASFHFFDWTILCLYFLATMGIGFYFYRRTRNEEGYTTANRSLPGWVCGLSIFATFLSSISYLALPGKTFAANWNPFVFSLSIPIVACISVRYFLPYYRKSGEVSAYALLENRFGLWARVYASFFYLLTQIARIAVVLYLMALPMQVIFGWDIYTIILVTGFCVTLYAFIGGITAVIWTDAIQAIVLMAGAVLCLIVMLFQIPGGLPAVFEAAAAGNKFSLGDFGPSLAIPTFWVVLLYGIAINLQNFGIDQSYIQRYIASSSDKEARRSIWLGALLYVPVSALFFFIGTTLFAFYKSVPEGEVSSVSISQSEFQTSEGLFAVKKIVARQKLLQQGHSVSAEDFSAEVSTLASSLEPEEIGDRVFPYFIATRLPPGIRGLLIAAIFAAAMSTVSTSLNSSATLLMSDYFKRFINPRAGNRQTMLVLYGGTILWGILGTGLSLLLVRLTESALDIWWTMSGILGGGMSGLFLLGMISRKAKNPSAITAVIAAVALILWLSFPKLIQILLFFPVDSPPHSWATSMEGSSGGWSQFLHAYMVPVFATLVILLVGLAISRIARLRVSNGKSSLF, from the coding sequence ATGAATGCCTCATTCCACTTTTTTGATTGGACAATTCTTTGTCTTTATTTTTTAGCAACCATGGGGATTGGCTTCTATTTTTATCGTAGAACCCGAAACGAAGAAGGCTACACGACGGCAAACAGATCTCTTCCAGGTTGGGTTTGTGGTCTTTCCATCTTTGCCACATTTTTAAGTAGTATTAGTTACCTGGCATTGCCTGGGAAAACATTCGCTGCGAACTGGAATCCGTTTGTATTCTCCCTTTCCATTCCAATTGTCGCCTGTATATCCGTTCGCTATTTTCTTCCCTACTACCGAAAGAGCGGGGAAGTCTCAGCATACGCTCTATTGGAGAATCGCTTTGGGTTGTGGGCCAGGGTATATGCCAGCTTTTTCTATCTGCTGACGCAAATTGCCCGCATCGCCGTAGTCCTGTACCTGATGGCTTTACCCATGCAGGTAATTTTCGGATGGGACATTTATACTATTATTTTGGTAACCGGTTTTTGTGTCACCTTGTACGCCTTTATTGGCGGCATCACCGCTGTAATTTGGACGGATGCGATTCAGGCCATTGTACTCATGGCGGGTGCTGTGCTTTGCCTGATTGTGATGTTGTTTCAGATCCCGGGTGGACTTCCGGCGGTGTTTGAAGCGGCTGCGGCTGGAAACAAATTTTCGCTGGGTGATTTTGGACCCAGTCTGGCGATTCCAACTTTCTGGGTGGTGTTGCTCTACGGAATCGCCATCAACCTGCAGAATTTCGGCATCGATCAGAGTTATATTCAACGTTACATCGCCTCCAGTTCGGACAAGGAAGCCCGACGTAGCATTTGGTTGGGTGCTTTGTTATATGTCCCCGTTAGCGCTTTGTTTTTCTTCATCGGGACAACGCTTTTCGCTTTTTATAAAAGTGTTCCAGAAGGTGAAGTTAGCAGCGTTTCAATTTCTCAATCCGAGTTTCAAACGTCTGAGGGCCTCTTCGCTGTTAAGAAAATCGTGGCGCGGCAGAAGCTGTTGCAGCAGGGCCATTCTGTTTCCGCTGAAGATTTTTCAGCCGAAGTATCCACGCTGGCCTCTTCATTGGAACCAGAAGAAATTGGTGATCGTGTGTTTCCCTATTTTATTGCGACACGATTGCCTCCGGGAATTCGCGGGTTATTGATCGCTGCCATATTCGCTGCTGCCATGAGTACCGTATCCACCAGTTTGAACTCATCGGCTACGTTATTGATGAGTGACTATTTTAAGCGCTTCATCAATCCCCGGGCTGGTAATCGTCAAACGATGCTGGTTTTATATGGGGGAACCATACTCTGGGGTATCCTCGGAACAGGATTATCTCTTTTGCTCGTGCGTCTGACGGAAAGCGCGTTGGATATCTGGTGGACTATGTCGGGCATACTCGGAGGTGGAATGAGCGGCTTGTTTTTATTGGGTATGATTAGTCGAAAGGCGAAGAACCCTTCGGCTATTACTGCTGTCATCGCGGCCGTTGCTTTGATTCTATGGCTGTCTTTCCCTAAATTGATTCAGATTTTATTATTCTTTCCTGTGGATAGCCCTCCACATTCCTGGGCCACTTCCATGGAAGGTTCTTCAGGCGGTTGGAGTCAATTTCTCCATGCTTACATGGTTCCGGTTTTTGCCACCCTGGTTATCCTTCTTGTGGGTCTGGCAATTTCAAGGATTGCCAGACTTCGGGTTTCAAATGGAAAATCCTCACTGTTTTAA